In a single window of the Streptacidiphilus sp. P02-A3a genome:
- a CDS encoding DUF4365 domain-containing protein — translation MALTQPGPDTPPPQWSGTGAGQAMRGQLAVTSCMETLQVGYLHAVAAAAGCALASPFPDNGIDWHVSHGSTAHTEDDEATIKVQLKCTHQIPPNPGGSHFSFTLDNDHLRKLAHARVAVHKILVVMLVPREVDQWLLARPDRTELRHCCYWVNLAGHPVTGKRRTNVRIPTRQVFDDRALCAIMARVGAGERP, via the coding sequence ATGGCGCTGACACAACCCGGTCCGGACACGCCCCCTCCGCAGTGGTCCGGAACCGGCGCGGGGCAAGCGATGCGGGGTCAACTCGCGGTCACCTCCTGCATGGAGACGCTTCAGGTGGGATACCTGCACGCGGTCGCCGCGGCGGCTGGCTGCGCCCTCGCCTCGCCCTTCCCGGACAACGGGATCGACTGGCACGTCAGCCACGGCAGTACCGCGCACACCGAGGACGACGAGGCCACCATCAAGGTCCAGCTCAAGTGCACCCACCAGATCCCGCCGAATCCCGGTGGCAGTCACTTCAGCTTCACCCTCGACAACGACCACCTGCGCAAGCTCGCCCACGCCCGGGTCGCGGTGCACAAGATCCTGGTGGTGATGCTGGTGCCGCGCGAGGTCGACCAGTGGCTGCTGGCCCGGCCGGACCGGACGGAACTGCGGCACTGCTGCTACTGGGTCAACCTGGCCGGGCACCCGGTCACCGGGAAGCGCCGGACGAATGTCCGGATCCCGACGCGGCAGGTCTTCGATGACCGGGCCCTGTGCGCCATCATGGCGCGAGTGGGGGCAGGTGAACGACCATGA
- a CDS encoding RNA methyltransferase: MAELITIEDPNDPRLADYVGLTDVELRRRREPLEGLFIAEGEKVIRRARAAGYRMRSMLLSAKWIDVMRDVIDEVPAPVYAVAPELAEQVTGYHVHRGALASMQRKPPRQAEDLLAGARRIAVLEGIVDHANLGAVYRSAAALGMDAVLLSPDCADPLYRRAVKVSMGTVFSVPYAVLDPWPRALETLRDAGFSLLALTPHPDAVPLPEVQPKLLERCAVLLGSEGNGLSTEALRAADAWARIPMHHDVDSLNIAAAAAVSFYALAQRQA, encoded by the coding sequence GTGGCCGAACTCATCACCATCGAGGACCCGAACGACCCGCGCCTGGCCGACTACGTCGGACTCACCGACGTCGAGCTGCGCCGCCGCCGCGAACCGCTGGAGGGGCTGTTCATCGCCGAGGGCGAGAAGGTGATCCGCCGCGCCCGCGCGGCCGGTTACCGGATGCGCTCGATGCTGCTCTCCGCCAAGTGGATCGACGTGATGCGGGACGTCATCGACGAGGTCCCGGCGCCGGTCTACGCGGTCGCCCCGGAGCTCGCCGAGCAGGTCACCGGCTACCACGTGCACCGGGGCGCGCTGGCGTCGATGCAGCGCAAGCCGCCCCGGCAGGCCGAGGACCTGCTCGCGGGGGCGCGCCGGATCGCCGTCCTCGAAGGCATCGTCGACCACGCCAACCTGGGCGCCGTCTACCGCAGCGCCGCCGCGCTGGGCATGGACGCGGTGCTGCTGTCGCCGGACTGCGCCGACCCGCTGTACCGGCGCGCGGTCAAGGTCTCCATGGGCACGGTCTTCTCCGTCCCCTACGCCGTCCTCGACCCGTGGCCCAGGGCCCTGGAGACGCTGCGGGACGCGGGCTTCTCCCTGCTCGCGCTCACCCCGCACCCGGACGCGGTGCCGCTGCCCGAGGTGCAGCCGAAGCTGCTGGAGCGCTGCGCGGTGCTGCTGGGCTCCGAGGGCAACGGCCTGAGCACCGAGGCGCTGCGCGCCGCCGACGCCTGGGCCCGGATCCCGATGCACCACGACGTGGACTCGCTGAACATCGCCGCCGCGGCGGCGGTCAGCTTCTACGCCCTGGCCCAGCGGCAGGCCTAG
- a CDS encoding isochorismatase family protein produces the protein MATVLLLIDLQRNMLEPPDPVADAPAVTEAVSGLLDRARAAGANVVPVAEIHFDQ, from the coding sequence ATGGCTACGGTGCTGCTCCTGATCGACCTCCAGCGCAACATGCTCGAACCGCCCGACCCGGTGGCCGACGCCCCGGCCGTCACCGAGGCCGTCTCCGGCCTGCTCGACCGGGCCCGCGCCGCCGGCGCGAACGTGGTCCCGGTCGCGGAGATCCACTTCGACCAATGA
- a CDS encoding GNAT family N-acetyltransferase codes for MTTTLRPLTAEQATPEGGLGRLFAVCVNGRPVGRIAATAHADTGGPRLGELTALVIDPPDRGRGRGTVAALAAEEVLRGWGCARSRVEVPQGPDAPAALRLAEALGYALRARHLLKRLPDSLPELPPGSSGLPLTDQEFDDWYRAEARRVAESEVGEGLSPEQARARAERALRQALPYGPRTPFTVVRQLRAAGRAVGSIWLNTRTDSTPEAPRPPWVYSVQVEPEHRGHGHGRSLMLLAERECLDVGVRRLGLNVYADNAPANALYRALDYRTTRHILFKQL; via the coding sequence ATGACCACCACCCTGCGCCCGCTGACCGCCGAACAGGCCACCCCTGAGGGCGGGTTGGGCCGGTTGTTCGCGGTCTGCGTCAACGGTCGCCCGGTCGGCCGGATCGCCGCCACCGCGCACGCCGACACCGGCGGCCCGCGGCTCGGCGAACTCACCGCGCTGGTGATCGACCCGCCGGACCGGGGGCGCGGGCGCGGGACCGTCGCCGCCCTGGCGGCGGAGGAGGTGCTGCGCGGCTGGGGCTGCGCCCGGTCCCGGGTGGAGGTGCCGCAGGGCCCGGACGCCCCGGCCGCGCTGCGGCTGGCGGAGGCCCTGGGCTACGCCCTGCGCGCCCGGCACCTGCTCAAGCGGCTCCCGGACAGCCTGCCGGAACTCCCGCCGGGGAGCAGCGGACTGCCGCTCACCGACCAGGAGTTCGACGACTGGTACCGGGCCGAGGCGCGCCGTGTCGCCGAGTCCGAGGTGGGCGAGGGGCTGAGCCCCGAGCAGGCCCGGGCCAGGGCCGAGCGGGCGCTGCGGCAGGCCCTGCCCTACGGCCCGCGCACCCCCTTCACAGTGGTGCGGCAACTGCGGGCCGCAGGGCGGGCGGTGGGCAGCATCTGGCTGAACACCCGGACCGACAGCACGCCGGAGGCGCCCAGGCCGCCGTGGGTGTACTCGGTCCAGGTGGAGCCGGAGCACCGGGGGCACGGGCACGGCCGCTCGCTGATGCTGCTCGCCGAACGCGAGTGCCTGGACGTCGGCGTGCGGCGGCTGGGCCTGAACGTCTACGCCGACAACGCCCCGGCGAACGCCCTCTACCGCGCGCTCGACTACCGGACGACCCGTCACATCCTGTTCAAGCAGCTGTAG
- a CDS encoding aminotransferase class IV — protein sequence MRIWVNGALREPADATVSVLDRGFTVGDGVFETVKVVGGRTFALELHLDRLERSARALGLPRPDRELVRAACADVLAAEPVPLGRLRITCTSGPAPLGPVRDDAGEGAEPLGPTLVVAVGATDPSPPTAAVVTVPWTRNEHSAIAGTKATSYAENVVALARAHEYGANEAVFGNTAGQLCEGTASNVFVVLGGRLLTPPLSSGCLAGITRALALRWSDAEEADLPLSVLREADEVFLTGSLRDIQAVTRVDDRELPGAPGPVTAALAAVFAERAAADPEPR from the coding sequence ATGCGGATCTGGGTCAACGGCGCGCTGCGGGAGCCCGCCGACGCCACGGTGTCGGTGCTGGACCGCGGTTTCACCGTCGGCGACGGCGTCTTCGAGACGGTCAAGGTCGTCGGCGGTCGCACCTTCGCGCTGGAACTCCACCTGGACCGGCTGGAGCGCTCCGCCCGGGCACTGGGCCTGCCCCGACCCGACCGCGAGCTGGTCCGCGCCGCCTGCGCCGACGTGCTGGCCGCCGAGCCGGTGCCGCTCGGCCGACTGCGGATCACCTGCACCAGCGGCCCGGCCCCGCTCGGCCCGGTCCGGGACGATGCCGGTGAGGGCGCCGAGCCGCTCGGCCCCACCCTGGTCGTCGCCGTCGGCGCCACCGACCCCAGCCCGCCGACCGCCGCCGTGGTCACCGTCCCCTGGACCCGCAACGAGCACAGCGCCATCGCCGGGACCAAGGCCACCTCCTACGCCGAGAACGTGGTCGCGCTGGCCCGCGCCCACGAGTACGGCGCGAACGAGGCGGTGTTCGGCAACACCGCCGGGCAGCTGTGCGAGGGCACCGCCTCCAACGTCTTCGTGGTGCTCGGCGGGCGGCTGCTCACCCCGCCGCTCTCCTCCGGCTGCCTGGCCGGGATCACCCGCGCGCTCGCCCTGCGCTGGAGCGACGCCGAGGAGGCCGACCTGCCGCTGTCGGTGCTGCGGGAGGCCGACGAGGTGTTCCTCACCGGCTCGCTGCGCGACATCCAGGCGGTCACCCGGGTCGACGACCGCGAACTTCCGGGCGCGCCGGGGCCGGTGACCGCGGCCCTGGCAGCCGTCTTCGCCGAGCGCGCCGCCGCCGATCCGGAGCCCCGATGA
- a CDS encoding CGNR zinc finger domain-containing protein: MLITHDTEYALDTLVDLVNTAPDACGHEGLPDLAALDQFVLRRDVSEVGTLTATDLEDVRRVRDEFQAVFRAQTPEEAAELVNKVVARAGTTPRLTNHDGHGWHMHYFAPGAALADHVAADSGMALAFIVVAGERERLRRCEAPDCAHVFVDLSRNRSRRYCDSRTCGNRLHVAAYRARQRTAADGAEPEPVGAGNGPTGDRPVGVTAPGA; the protein is encoded by the coding sequence GTGTTGATCACCCACGACACGGAGTACGCGCTCGACACGCTCGTGGACCTGGTGAACACCGCCCCTGACGCCTGCGGGCACGAGGGGCTGCCGGACCTGGCGGCGCTGGACCAGTTCGTGCTCCGCCGGGACGTCAGCGAGGTGGGCACGCTCACCGCCACCGACCTGGAGGACGTGCGCCGGGTGCGCGACGAGTTCCAGGCGGTGTTCCGGGCGCAGACCCCGGAGGAGGCCGCCGAGCTGGTCAACAAGGTGGTGGCGCGGGCGGGCACCACGCCCCGGCTGACCAACCACGACGGCCACGGCTGGCACATGCACTACTTCGCGCCGGGCGCGGCGCTGGCGGACCACGTGGCCGCCGACTCCGGCATGGCGCTGGCGTTCATCGTGGTCGCCGGGGAGCGGGAGCGGCTGCGCCGCTGCGAGGCGCCGGACTGCGCGCACGTCTTCGTCGACCTCTCCCGGAACCGCTCGCGGCGCTACTGCGACAGCCGCACCTGCGGCAACCGGCTGCACGTCGCCGCCTACCGGGCGCGGCAGCGCACGGCGGCGGACGGCGCCGAGCCGGAGCCGGTCGGCGCCGGGAACGGCCCGACCGGCGACCGGCCGGTGGGCGTCACAGCCCCCGGCGCTTGA
- the cobT gene encoding nicotinate-nucleotide--dimethylbenzimidazole phosphoribosyltransferase: protein MSDTGHVSTGGLPPVGEQATHVPFGGDGSQPQGAVRPPYTFLDLPDGLDEEEDELLMPGPQGSWSEPVQREPVLPLQAAPMQVAVVQPVPAQAVAEQSAAQPPNQTLPLTVVPAPAAPAHASAAAPAHASAAAPAHASAEAELTPVQTVGEPIAPSWPPLTPPQPQAPQAAVQPVAQAAQPVAPEAAEPQQPQAAARRPLHAGPPIPDPSMMTGQVPVRSLAERGPSSHGDSALGSAGSAVAQHPGPEYLDHPVAEAAEAAAQAPAVVRAPSPEPLPTVPAQQASPASTLGGQHAAPVEQPQQAVAVAEPVAVPVPEARAEVRTEPQVEVQAAAQPQVTEQPSAAPVPQVEVETQAAPVAEAPVVEQPAEVYPVAAPAPTPVEAAVAEAVVAAPVEPVIPAQSTAPAGGGGRISAFMAAPSPHLAAPVPPQAPAAEAPVEQPGPAAEPVPVPVPVPEPVADALPQPDPAADVTALGSGLLTGAVPAPDDAAEPVAAAEPPAQAEVEAQPAPEALAPEAGTPAPATAPVPATDPAADAAPQAEAAPEPVAEEPVVAADPAFDGPAAPAYEDEMREAVHRVMRERRDIRNGFRPDPVPHDVLLRVLEAAHTAPSVGYSQPWDFVVIRSAKTRTRMHELAERQRDAYAESLPKGRAKQFKELKIEAILETPVNIVVTADRTRGGRHTLGRHTQPQMAPYSAALAVENLWLAARAEGLGVGWVSFFDEQELVTELGLPEHLEVVAYLCVGYVNEFPSEPELAQAGWAKKRPLSWVVHEETYGRRALPGEEPHSVLQETLRGIRPLDAKALGEAWDRQKRMTKPAGSLGMLEIISAQLCGLSRKCPPPIPEPACVAVFAGDHGVHAQGVTHWPQEVTAQMVANFLAGGAVVNAFANQLGAEVCVIDVGVAAELPAAIESGRTTGLLPRKVRAGTADMTTGPAMTREEALQAIEVGIETARDLVAAGNKALVTGDMGIANTTAAAALICVFTGEDPSVITGRGTGINDETHARKVAVIRQALELHRPDPADPIGVLAAVGGLEHAAIAGFLLGAASLRTPVILDGVIAGAAGLVAKAIAPEVLAACIAGHRSAEPGHKAALAKLGLRPLIDLDLRLGEGTGALLALPLVQSAARAMHDVATFDSAGVTDKH, encoded by the coding sequence ATGAGCGATACCGGCCACGTCTCGACCGGAGGCCTGCCCCCGGTCGGGGAGCAGGCAACCCATGTCCCCTTCGGGGGCGACGGCTCCCAGCCACAGGGCGCGGTCCGGCCGCCGTACACCTTCCTCGACCTGCCCGACGGGCTGGACGAGGAGGAGGACGAACTGCTCATGCCCGGGCCGCAGGGCTCCTGGAGCGAGCCCGTGCAGCGCGAGCCCGTGCTGCCGCTGCAGGCCGCCCCGATGCAGGTCGCCGTGGTCCAGCCGGTCCCGGCGCAGGCCGTCGCCGAGCAGTCGGCGGCACAGCCGCCCAACCAGACGCTGCCGCTGACGGTGGTTCCCGCGCCCGCCGCGCCCGCGCACGCTTCGGCCGCCGCGCCCGCGCACGCTTCGGCCGCCGCGCCCGCGCACGCTTCGGCCGAAGCGGAGCTGACGCCGGTTCAGACGGTGGGGGAGCCGATCGCCCCGTCCTGGCCGCCGCTGACCCCGCCGCAGCCGCAGGCCCCGCAGGCCGCCGTGCAGCCGGTCGCCCAGGCCGCCCAGCCGGTCGCGCCGGAGGCCGCCGAGCCGCAGCAGCCGCAGGCCGCCGCCCGCCGTCCGCTGCACGCCGGTCCGCCCATCCCCGACCCGTCGATGATGACCGGGCAGGTGCCGGTGCGCTCGCTCGCCGAACGCGGGCCGTCCAGCCACGGCGACTCGGCGCTGGGCTCGGCGGGTAGCGCGGTCGCCCAGCACCCGGGCCCGGAGTACCTGGACCACCCCGTCGCCGAGGCGGCGGAGGCGGCCGCGCAGGCCCCGGCCGTGGTGCGGGCGCCGTCCCCGGAGCCGCTGCCGACCGTTCCGGCGCAGCAGGCCTCCCCGGCCAGCACCCTCGGCGGCCAGCACGCCGCGCCGGTCGAGCAGCCGCAGCAGGCCGTGGCCGTGGCCGAGCCGGTCGCGGTGCCCGTGCCCGAGGCGCGGGCCGAGGTCCGGACCGAACCCCAGGTCGAGGTTCAGGCCGCGGCCCAGCCCCAGGTCACGGAGCAGCCCTCGGCCGCGCCGGTACCTCAGGTCGAGGTCGAGACCCAGGCCGCGCCGGTCGCGGAGGCACCGGTCGTCGAGCAGCCCGCCGAGGTGTACCCGGTCGCGGCTCCGGCGCCGACCCCGGTCGAGGCGGCGGTGGCCGAGGCGGTCGTGGCCGCCCCGGTGGAGCCGGTGATCCCGGCGCAGAGCACCGCCCCGGCCGGAGGCGGCGGCCGTATCTCCGCCTTCATGGCCGCCCCGTCACCGCACCTCGCCGCGCCCGTGCCGCCGCAGGCCCCGGCGGCCGAGGCCCCGGTGGAGCAGCCCGGCCCCGCGGCCGAGCCCGTGCCCGTGCCGGTGCCGGTGCCCGAGCCGGTGGCGGACGCCCTGCCGCAGCCCGATCCCGCCGCCGACGTCACCGCCCTCGGCTCCGGCCTGCTGACCGGCGCCGTTCCGGCCCCCGACGACGCCGCCGAGCCGGTCGCCGCCGCCGAACCCCCGGCCCAGGCCGAGGTGGAGGCTCAGCCCGCGCCCGAAGCGCTGGCTCCCGAGGCCGGGACACCCGCGCCCGCGACCGCTCCGGTGCCCGCGACCGACCCGGCGGCGGACGCCGCGCCGCAGGCCGAGGCCGCGCCCGAGCCGGTCGCCGAGGAGCCCGTCGTGGCCGCCGACCCGGCCTTCGACGGCCCGGCCGCCCCCGCCTACGAGGACGAGATGCGCGAGGCCGTGCACCGGGTGATGCGCGAACGCCGCGACATCCGCAACGGCTTCCGCCCCGACCCGGTCCCGCACGACGTGCTGCTGCGGGTGCTGGAGGCCGCGCACACCGCGCCCAGCGTCGGCTACTCGCAGCCCTGGGACTTCGTGGTGATCCGCTCCGCGAAGACCCGCACCCGGATGCACGAGCTGGCGGAGCGTCAGCGCGACGCCTACGCCGAGTCCCTGCCCAAGGGCCGGGCGAAGCAGTTCAAGGAACTGAAGATCGAGGCGATCCTGGAGACCCCGGTCAACATCGTGGTCACCGCCGACCGCACCCGGGGCGGGCGGCACACCCTGGGCCGCCACACCCAGCCGCAGATGGCCCCCTACTCGGCGGCCCTGGCCGTCGAGAACCTGTGGCTCGCCGCCCGCGCCGAAGGGCTCGGCGTCGGCTGGGTCAGCTTCTTCGACGAGCAGGAGCTGGTCACCGAGCTCGGCCTGCCGGAGCACCTGGAGGTCGTCGCCTACCTCTGCGTCGGCTACGTCAACGAGTTCCCCAGCGAGCCCGAGCTGGCGCAGGCCGGGTGGGCCAAGAAGCGCCCGCTGTCCTGGGTCGTGCACGAGGAGACCTACGGCCGCCGGGCGCTGCCCGGCGAGGAGCCGCACAGCGTCCTGCAGGAGACCCTGCGCGGCATCCGCCCGCTGGACGCCAAGGCCCTCGGCGAGGCCTGGGACCGGCAGAAGCGGATGACCAAGCCCGCCGGATCGCTCGGCATGCTGGAGATAATCTCCGCGCAGCTGTGCGGTCTGTCCCGCAAGTGCCCGCCGCCGATCCCGGAGCCCGCCTGCGTCGCGGTCTTCGCGGGCGACCACGGGGTGCACGCCCAGGGCGTCACCCACTGGCCGCAGGAGGTCACCGCCCAGATGGTGGCCAACTTCCTGGCCGGCGGCGCGGTGGTCAACGCCTTCGCCAACCAGCTGGGCGCGGAGGTCTGCGTCATCGACGTCGGCGTCGCCGCCGAACTGCCCGCCGCGATCGAGTCCGGCCGGACCACCGGCCTGCTGCCGCGCAAGGTGCGGGCGGGCACCGCCGACATGACCACCGGACCGGCGATGACCCGGGAGGAGGCGCTGCAGGCCATCGAGGTCGGCATCGAGACCGCCCGGGACCTGGTCGCGGCCGGGAACAAGGCGCTGGTCACCGGTGACATGGGGATCGCCAACACCACCGCCGCCGCCGCGCTGATCTGCGTGTTCACCGGCGAGGACCCGTCGGTGATCACTGGCCGGGGCACCGGCATCAACGACGAGACCCACGCCCGCAAGGTCGCCGTCATCCGGCAGGCGCTGGAACTGCACCGCCCGGACCCGGCCGACCCGATCGGCGTGCTCGCGGCGGTCGGCGGCCTGGAGCACGCCGCCATCGCCGGGTTCCTGCTCGGCGCGGCCAGCCTGCGGACCCCGGTGATCCTCGACGGCGTCATCGCCGGAGCGGCGGGGCTGGTCGCCAAGGCCATCGCGCCGGAGGTACTGGCCGCCTGCATCGCGGGCCACCGCTCGGCGGAACCCGGTCACAAGGCGGCGCTGGCCAAGCTCGGCCTGCGCCCGCTGATCGACCTGGACCTGCGCCTCGGCGAGGGCACCGGCGCCCTGCTGGCCCTGCCCCTGGTGCAGTCCGCGGCCCGGGCGATGCACGATGTAGCCACCTTCGACTCCGCCGGAGTCACCGACAAGCACTGA
- a CDS encoding SsgA family sporulation/cell division regulator → MNTTVSCELHLRLIVSSESSLPVPAGLRYDTADPYAVHATFHTGADETVDWVFARDLLAEGLHRPTGTGDVRVWPSRSHGQGVVCIALSSPEGEALLEAPARALESFLKRTDAAVPPGTEHRHFDLDRELSHILAES, encoded by the coding sequence ATGAACACCACGGTCAGCTGCGAGCTGCACCTGCGCCTCATCGTGTCTAGCGAGTCTTCCTTGCCCGTCCCCGCGGGCCTGCGCTACGACACCGCCGACCCCTATGCCGTGCACGCCACCTTCCACACGGGCGCCGACGAGACCGTCGACTGGGTGTTCGCCCGCGACCTCCTTGCGGAGGGGCTGCATCGGCCGACCGGGACCGGTGACGTCCGTGTCTGGCCCTCCCGCAGCCACGGACAAGGAGTCGTCTGCATCGCCCTGAGCTCTCCGGAAGGAGAAGCCCTGCTGGAAGCCCCGGCCCGAGCGCTGGAGTCATTCCTCAAGCGGACGGATGCCGCGGTGCCACCCGGTACCGAGCACCGTCACTTCGACCTGGACCGGGAACTCTCACACATCCTCGCGGAGAGCTGA
- a CDS encoding exonuclease domain-containing protein, producing the protein MTHWYEGPLASFDTETTGVDVEQDRIVTAALVTQGSVGAPLLRRDWAADPGVPIPAGATAVHGLTDAWVAGHGRPARVVLEELARALAETARLGLPLVVMNAPYDLTLLDRELRRHRGAGLGQYLTAAPLLVLDPRVLDKHLDRYRKGRRRLTDLCAHYGVVLEGAHDAAADASAALELVRAIGRRHAERLAELTPAELHLRQAVWHAAQARGLQRWFSESGSPEVVDTSWPLRRQLGQAA; encoded by the coding sequence ATGACGCACTGGTACGAGGGGCCGCTCGCCTCCTTCGACACCGAGACCACGGGCGTGGACGTGGAGCAGGACCGCATCGTCACCGCCGCGCTGGTGACCCAGGGTTCGGTCGGCGCTCCGCTGCTGCGGCGGGACTGGGCGGCCGATCCGGGCGTGCCGATCCCGGCCGGGGCGACGGCGGTGCACGGGCTGACCGACGCCTGGGTGGCCGGTCACGGGCGTCCGGCGCGGGTGGTGCTGGAGGAGCTGGCCCGGGCGCTGGCGGAGACCGCCCGGCTCGGCCTGCCGCTGGTGGTGATGAACGCGCCGTACGATCTGACGCTGCTGGACCGGGAGTTGCGGCGGCACCGGGGTGCCGGACTGGGCCAGTACCTGACCGCCGCGCCGCTGCTGGTGCTGGATCCGCGGGTGCTGGACAAGCATCTGGACCGGTACCGCAAGGGGCGGCGGCGGCTGACCGACCTGTGCGCGCACTACGGGGTGGTGCTGGAGGGGGCGCACGACGCGGCGGCGGACGCCTCGGCGGCGCTGGAGCTGGTCCGGGCGATAGGCCGCCGACACGCGGAGCGGCTGGCCGAACTGACCCCGGCGGAGCTGCACCTGCGGCAGGCGGTGTGGCACGCGGCGCAGGCGCGGGGGCTGCAACGGTGGTTCAGCGAGAGCGGTTCGCCGGAGGTGGTGGACACCTCCTGGCCGCTGCGCAGACAGCTCGGACAGGCGGCCTGA
- a CDS encoding DsbA family protein — MSDGSLPRVEYWCELQCPDCATALDDLRALRATYGERLEIVLRHFPLDRHKHAFAAAQAAEEAFVQGQGWPYVEAVLARTGELERRGEALLLEVAGELGLDVEELDTALIDGRHILVVDADQAEGKAIGVTGTPTYVVAGTRLDGGKSQQGLRERVQELLGSPDAD; from the coding sequence ATGAGCGATGGTTCCCTTCCCCGAGTCGAGTACTGGTGCGAGTTGCAGTGCCCCGACTGCGCCACGGCGCTGGACGACCTCCGGGCGCTGCGCGCCACCTACGGCGAGCGACTGGAGATCGTGCTGCGGCACTTCCCGCTCGACCGGCACAAGCACGCCTTCGCCGCCGCCCAGGCCGCCGAGGAGGCGTTCGTCCAGGGGCAGGGCTGGCCCTATGTCGAGGCGGTACTGGCGCGGACCGGCGAGCTGGAGCGGCGCGGCGAGGCACTGCTGCTGGAGGTCGCCGGTGAGCTCGGTCTGGACGTCGAGGAGCTGGACACCGCGCTGATCGACGGCCGACACATCCTGGTGGTGGACGCGGACCAGGCCGAGGGCAAGGCCATCGGCGTCACCGGCACCCCCACCTACGTGGTGGCGGGCACCCGGCTGGACGGCGGGAAGAGCCAGCAGGGCCTGCGGGAACGGGTCCAGGAGCTCCTCGGATCCCCGGACGCGGACTGA
- the cobA gene encoding uroporphyrinogen-III C-methyltransferase gives MPVVHDASIPPYPVGLRLSGRRVVVLGGGQVAQRRLPALLAAGADVQLISPHTTPAVQAMADAGELSWHARPYTAGDLADSWYVLVATSDPAVNAAAAAEAEANRTFCSRADDAATATAWTPASGRQGGATVAVLSGDPRRSAALRDAVVSGLRDGSLAAAHHRGRTPGVALVGGGPGDPDLITVRGRRLLAEADVVIADRLAPRELLDELGPQVEVIDASKIPYGRFMAQEAINAALIEHAKAGKFVVRLKGGDPYVFGRGMEELIAVTEAGLPVTVVPGISSSISVPGAAGIPVTHRGVTHEFTVISGHVAPEDPRSLVNWEAAAAMRGTLVLLMAVERIGAIAAALIAGGRPAQTPVAVVQEGTTANQRRVDATLATVAEVVEAEQIRPPAVIVVGDVVGLAG, from the coding sequence ATGCCCGTCGTCCACGACGCCTCGATACCGCCCTACCCCGTCGGGCTGCGGCTGTCCGGGCGGCGTGTCGTCGTCCTCGGCGGCGGTCAGGTGGCCCAGCGGCGGCTCCCGGCACTGCTCGCGGCGGGCGCGGACGTCCAGCTGATCTCCCCGCACACCACCCCCGCGGTCCAGGCCATGGCCGACGCGGGCGAGCTCAGCTGGCACGCCCGTCCCTACACGGCGGGCGACCTCGCCGACAGCTGGTACGTGCTCGTGGCCACCAGCGACCCGGCCGTCAACGCGGCCGCCGCCGCCGAGGCCGAGGCGAACCGGACCTTCTGCTCCCGCGCCGACGACGCCGCCACCGCCACCGCCTGGACCCCGGCCAGCGGACGCCAGGGCGGCGCCACCGTCGCCGTGCTCTCCGGCGACCCCCGCCGCTCCGCCGCGCTGCGCGACGCGGTGGTCAGCGGGCTCCGCGACGGCAGCCTCGCCGCCGCCCACCACCGGGGCCGGACCCCGGGGGTGGCCCTGGTCGGCGGCGGCCCCGGCGACCCGGACCTGATCACCGTGCGCGGCCGCCGACTGCTCGCCGAGGCCGACGTGGTCATCGCCGACCGGCTCGCGCCGCGCGAACTGCTCGACGAACTCGGCCCGCAGGTCGAGGTCATCGACGCGTCCAAGATCCCGTACGGCCGCTTCATGGCGCAGGAGGCGATCAACGCCGCGCTGATCGAGCACGCCAAGGCCGGGAAGTTCGTGGTCCGGCTCAAGGGCGGCGACCCCTACGTCTTCGGCCGGGGCATGGAGGAGCTGATCGCGGTCACCGAGGCGGGCCTGCCGGTCACCGTCGTGCCCGGCATCTCCAGCTCCATCAGCGTCCCGGGCGCCGCCGGGATCCCGGTCACCCACCGGGGCGTCACCCACGAGTTCACCGTGATCTCCGGACACGTCGCCCCCGAGGACCCCCGCTCCCTGGTCAACTGGGAGGCCGCCGCCGCGATGCGCGGCACGCTGGTGCTGCTGATGGCGGTGGAGCGGATCGGCGCCATCGCCGCCGCCCTGATCGCGGGCGGGCGCCCGGCGCAGACGCCGGTCGCCGTCGTCCAGGAGGGCACCACCGCCAACCAGCGCCGGGTGGACGCCACCCTGGCCACCGTCGCCGAGGTGGTCGAGGCCGAGCAGATCCGCCCGCCCGCCGTGATCGTCGTCGGCGACGTCGTCGGCTTGGCAGGCTGA